Part of the Hemiscyllium ocellatum isolate sHemOce1 chromosome 9, sHemOce1.pat.X.cur, whole genome shotgun sequence genome, AGAGTCGTaatggaggattggagggagccaaatgtttttcctcttttcaagaagggtatcAGGGAAATcaccggcaattacagaccagtcagtcttacgtctgtaatcagcaaggttttggaaagaattctgagggataggatttatgactatttggaaaagcattatgtgtttaaaggcagtcagcgtggctttgtgaggggcaggtcacgccacacaaatcttattgagttctttgaggaggtgatgagataGGTTtacgaaggtcaagcagtggatgtggtatatttggacttcagcaaggcatttgataaggttcccacggtagactcattcataaagttaggaggtatgggatacaaggagatctggctgtctggattcagaattggttgactgacagaaggcagaaagtggttGTAGAGGGGATGTATCCTGCCTGGAGGTGAGTGGTGTCCTGCAAGGCTCTGTTCTtggtcctctgctctttgtagctttcataaatgacttggacgaggaggttgaggggtgagttagtaaatttgcagatgacacaagggtTGGAGGtaccgttgatagtatcgagggctattgcaggctgcagcgacatagacaggatgcagaactgggctgagaaatggcagatggagttcaacctggacaaatgcgaagtgatgcattttggaaggtcgaacttgaatgctgaatataggattaaagactggatttttggcagtgtggaggaacagtgaggtctcggtgttcaagtgcatagatccctcaaagttgccacccaagtggataagtgGTTGTtatgaaagcatatggtgttttggctttcattaacaggggaatcgaGTTTAGGAGCCgcaagattttgctgcagctctccaaaaccctggtgagatcacacttggaatactgtgtccagatctggttgccctattataggagagatttggagactttggagagggggcaaagaaggtttaccagaatgctgcctggagtggaaggcttgtcttacaaagaggggttgactaagctcagactgttctctctggagagaaggaggaggagaggtgacctgatcgaggcataaaagataatgagagacatggatagagtcgatagccagataCTTTTACCAAGGGCAGGACTGATTGTCATGAGGGGTCGTAGTTTTAAGGTGATAGGAGGAAGGTAAAGAGGAGacgttagaggtaggttctttacacagaaaattatgaatgcatggaatgcactgccagcggtggtggtggaattagagtcattagggacatttaagcaattgcTGGATATGctcatggacagcagtgaattgagggctgtgtaggttaggttattttatttgaggttaggaataatccttggcacacATCGTGgcccaaagagcctgttctgtgctgtacttttctatgttctatgttctatttgattTCCTCTATCGTATATTCATTCCATGTGCTATAAAACATTTCTTTCTCAAGCAATAATGTCAAAAATAGGTTAACTATCATTTATATTACTGCTGTTCATGGGACTATGCTATGCACAAATTAGTTGTGTTTGTACGACATAACAATGACAGTTCAAAAATGCTTTGCGATATCTTGTGAACACAAACTGCAATGTAGAGATGCAAATAATTTCCATAATTTCAATCTTAATTCCTTTTTACAGAAATGAATCTCAATTCCAAGAAACATTCTGAGAACAGTATCTTTGTTCTATATGTAGGTTGGACAGTGAAAACCTTTATCCTCGggtggcgatggctagcacgaggggacatagctttcaaTTGAGGAGTGATAAATATGGGACAGaggtcaaaggtagtttctttactcagagtactAGGGGcttggaacgcattgcctgcaacagtagtagactcgccaactttaagggcatttacatggtcattgtctaggcatatggacgagaatggaatagtgtaggttagatgggcttcagattgatttcattggttggcgcaacatcaagggctgaagggcctgtcctatgctgtaattttctatgttctaaatacatTTACTacttaaatatacttaacaacAAAATGggaacatataaataaaaaattATCTAATAAATGACTAGACCGTTTCAACAGGAGTAACATTTACTTGATCAATTGCAAAATTGTTTGAACAGTGACATTATCAATTGGCTGCAGAAGCAAGATGTACTTAAAATTCCTAAATGTTTTTGATCCATTACAACATTAAAGGTTACTGGATGTaagttctgagaagatttgtagctcaggttgaggttctggatataagtttgcttaCTTACTGGAtgtaaggttcattttcagacgttttgtcaccatactaggcaacatcatcagtgagcctccggtgaagcactggtgttagtgatctgctttctatttatgtgcttagatttccttgggttggtgatgtcatttctggtggtgatgttatttcctgttctttttctcagagggtcgtgtctttttgtagtgggcggcacggtggcacagtgattagcactgctgcctcacagcgccagagacctgggttcaattcccgcctcaggcaactgactgtgtggagtttgcacgttctccccgtgtctgcgtgggtttcctccgggtgctccggtttcctcccgcagtccaaagatgtgcgggtcaggtgaattggccatgctaaattgcccatagtgttaggtaaggggtaaatgtaggggtatgggtgggttgcgcttcggcgggtcggtgtggacttgttgggccgaagggcctgtttccacactgtaagtaatctaatctaaatggggtccaaatcaatgtgtttgctgatagagttccagttggaatgccactATTCTGGGAtttctagggtgtaggtttgctcgctgagctgtaggtttgatatccaaacgtttcattacctggctacgtaacatcatcagtggcaacctccaagtgaagcgaagctgttgtctcctgctttctatttatatctttctcctggatggggttcctgaggtttgtggtggtgtcatttcctgtttgtttactgaggggttgatagatggcatctagatctatgtgttttttaatggcattgtggttggagtgccaggcctctaggaattctctggcatgtctttgcttagcctgtcccaggatagatgtgttgtcccagtcgaatggtgttttttttcctccgtgtgtagggctatgagggagagagggtcgtgtctttttgtggtcgtgtttgtggcagtccttgcttggaattttgtagatgacgttggttttgtccatgggttgtactgggtcttttaagtttgttagtttttgtttgagaatgttggtgtgtttgtgtgctactaggatttctcatgtgtgtctctctcctaggatagatatgttgtcccagtcgaagtggtgtcctcccTTATCTGtacataaggatactagtgagagtgggtcaaggctcgttgatgttcatgtattctggtggctagttttctgcctgtttgtccaatgtagtgtttgttacagctcttgcaaggtattttgtaaatgacattagttttgcttgttgtctgtatagagtcttccaagttcattagctgctgctatagtgtattggtgggtttgtgggctaccatgatgccaaaaggTCTGAGGAGTCTGGAGATCATTTCCAAGACGTGTTttatgtaggggagagtggttagGGTGTCTGgacacattttgtctgcttgtttggatttgttgctgagaaatcagcagactgtgttcattgggtatctgTTCTTTTTATATACATTGTatgggtgattttcctctgctcttcgtagttcctctgtgctgcagtgtgttttgGCTCATTGAaacaatgttctaatgcagctttgtttggaaaaacaggcagaaaactagccaccaggatacatgaacatcaactagctacaaaaagacatgacccactctcactaggatccttacatacagatgagaaaggtcactacttcgactgggacaacacatctatcctaggacaagctaaacagagacacatgcaagaattcctagaagcactgcattccaaccagaactctaccagcaaacacattgacttggacccattTACCACGTTCTGAGAAAaaacaggacatgacatcaccacaggaaatgacatcaccaacccaaggaaatctaaacacataaataaaaagtcactaacaccagtgcttcactggaggcttactgatgatgttacctagtatggtgatgaaacatctgaaagtgaaccttACGTCCAGtaagtgagcaaacctacattcagaacctcaacctgagctgcaaatcttctcagaacTCATTAGAGGTTACTTTTTAATCAAAGGAGATGAGCTTGAAATTGTTTTAGAAGTGAAGAAGAATGGTGGTTGTttgaagaatgaaaacaaaattattaTGAATCCCTTCACTGGGTTATAACCTATCACTATGATGCTCAAAAATGTTGGGATCTCCCTGATGCAATTTACATGAACACAATTAAAAACTTTTCCTTTATATAAGTACTGAAATAAGATGCCAGAAAGTCAATGACTTGGAATTCATCAAAGAAAAATCTAATATAATAGATGGTAAAGTGGTATTCAAAAAAATATGAAACGGAATGGCCAAGTGGTTGAAAATGTCCAAGTCTCTTTTGTGACCTAGTGAATATTTGGAATGGAATTTAAAAGCAGCTCCAGCTTTAATTTCTGGAGCTTAGGATTTCATGATTAAGTAAAAAATGTGTAAAAGTGGGCGGGGTGGCTAATATTAATGAATGTAAGGgtgtgacaaaaaaaaagaaccGCAGTTTTCTCCTTCGAGTAATGAGAAGGCTGGTGGCAATGCTCTGATGTTGCAGTGTGTTGGATCACCACATCATCTTGCACAGAATGATTTATATTGTTAACCTGGTTTTACACTTCTGAAGCACTATTAaagttttaaaatatgaaaacctGGCAAAGTCATCCCTATTAAATTTTGTTTATCCCTATTTTACTTCATTACCTTTGATAAAAGCTTGTGACTAACATGAAAGTAATGCATCAGTTACATGGACGGTTAAAATCTACCAACTTCAGGATTTCACCGTGGATTTGTGTTTATACTCACATGGTGTTCTAAGTTTGACAATGAATGGTTCCAGAGTCATCTCCAAATTTTTCTTTTGCTCTTCAAAATCCTGTCTTGTAGCATTCTGTACTGAATTCAGCCATTCAGATTTTGCACGGCAAGCATTTGTAAAAGCAGTCTAAAAGATGACAAAAATCTTTTGAACAACAAATACCCAATGGCTATTAACTCCACAACAAAGAAACGGACAGAGAGTTGTGCCCCACTCTGACCCAAGAATGATAGGGCTTACCTTATCTTGCTTTGACAGCTTGCCCTGTGACTTTTCAAGATCGGCCACAGTTTCCTGAATATTAGTAATATACAACTCTAAAATCAGTCTGGCCTCTGCAGTTAAAAAGTGAAAAACAAAACTGTGTGATTCTTCTTGCAATATCTTATTCACCTAAATAAATTTAACAGCATTGTGTAATTTGTGCAATGTAATAATTCATACCAGAGAATAACATGGCCATGTGTAGTATCACAAAGTATCAATGTACAGGTGAATTCATGTGACGGTGGAGGTGGCGGGGATGGAGAAATACAAAAGAAGGGAGAAGGAATATTAGTCACTACACTTTACTATCATTCATCTCTAACCAGAAGTCTATATCAAACACTGGGAAGGACCTATAATCATTAATCCTAGTTTTGTGTGTTATTACGGGAACACTCGTATAAATGAAACACAGAAAACATTTTAATttagatggagatgtgatacagtggTAATGTCAGTGGAACAATTAATTCTGAGACCGATGCTAATATTCTAGGAACACGGAAGCTGGTGGAATTAAAATATGCAGCATGCATGgaggagtattgattcatcaACCAAGGTATGACAGTGTTTGTCAGTGTTTGACTTGgtgccatgagatttcatggtGTCCAGAGTTAATTTTGAAGACTCCAAAAGCAACACCCACAAGACAGTACACCACCCTGCTGGATCTGTCCTGGCCATCCAGTGATAGAGGTGTCCACTCATtgtttgtaaggtatgattctgtggtgtatgattatgtcaggctattgcttgactagtctatgACATAGCTCTGCCATTTTGGGCACTTGCCTCCAGATGTGACGAAAGAAGGTTTGGCAGAGTTGATAGGGCTGTGTTTGCCATTGTTATTTCTCATGTCTACATCTGTTCCATTTCTTTTTTGTTCAGATTATTCTGTTCCATTTCTTTtttgagattttccagtaatgaGAGtagtagagtcacagagatgtacagcacggaagcagacccttctgtccaactcgtccacaccgaccagatatcccaacccaaccaagtcccacctgccaacatctggcccatatccctctaaacccttcctattcatataccaatccagatgccttttaaatgttgcaatcgcactagcctccatcacttcctctggcagctcattccatacacgtaccaccctctgcatggaaaagttgcccttaggtctcttttatatctttccctctcaccctaaagctatgttctctagttctggattcccccaccccagggaagagactttgtctatttatcctatccatgcccctcatgattttataaacctcgataaggtcatcccGCAGTCTctgaagttccagggaaaacagccccagcctgttcagcctctccccatagctcaaatcgtccaaacctggcaacgtccttgtcaatcttttctgaaccctttcaagtttcacaacatctttccgataggaaagaaaccataattgcatgcaatattctaaaagtggcctaatcaatgccctgtacagccgcaacatgacctcccagctcttgtactcaatactctgtataataaaggcaagcaaaccaaaccccttcttcgctatcctatctacctgcgactccactttcaaggagctatgaaactgttcagcaacactccctaggacattaccattaagtgtataaatcttgctaggatttgctttcccaaaatgcagcaactcgcatttatgtaaattaaactccatctgccacttctcagcccattggcccatctgatctagatcccattgtaatgtgaggtaaccttcttcactgtacactgacacaattttggtgtcatctgcaaatgtactaactatacatcttatgcttcatccaaatcatttatataaatgacaaaaagtagtggacacagcaccgatccttgtggcactccactggtcacaggcctccagtctgaaaaacaaccctccaccaccacactctgttttctacctttaaaccagttctgtacccaaatggctacttctccctgtattccataagatctcatcttgctaaccagtctcccatggggaaccttgccgaacaccTTATTCAAGTCCgtacagatcatgtccactgctctgccctcatcaatcctctttgttacttcctcaaaaaactcaatcaagttagtgagacatgatttcccacgcacaacgccatgttgactatccctaatcagtccttgcctttccaaatacatgtatatctatccctcaggattccctccaacaacttgcccaccaccgacgtcaggctcattggcctATAGTCCTCTGGCTTGTCCTCATCActcttcttaagcagtggcaccatgtttgccaacctccagtcttctggtacctcacctgtgactatcgatgatacaaatatctcagtaagaggcccatcAATaatttccctaacttcccacagagttctagggtacaactgatcagttcctgaggatttatccatctttatgcgtttcaagacaccccgcacttcctcctctgtaatacggacatttttcaagatgttatcatctatttccctacattctacatcttccttgtccttttccacagtaaactctcatgcaaaatactcgtttagtatctccccatctcgtgtggttccacacaaaggcaaccttgctgatctttgaggtgccctattctctcccagttacccctttgtccttaatgtatttgtaaaagccctttggattctccataagtctatttgccaaagctatcccatgtccccttttgccctcctgaattccctcttaagtatactcctactgcctttatcatGAGTGATTccatctatcttgtctatacttgatatgtgcttcctttgtttttttaaccaaaccctcaatttatgttgtcatccagcattctctacacctaccagcctttcctttcaccctaacaggaatgtactgtctctggactcttgttatctcatttctgaaggcttcacattttccaaccttccctttACCTGCTAACATCTGcgcctaatcagcttttgaaagttctttcctaataccgtcaaaattagccttcctccaatttagaacttcaacttttagatctggtctatccttttccatcattattttaaaatgaatagaattatggtcgctggccccaaagtgctcccccactgacacctcaatcacctgccctgccttatttcccaagatgaggtcaagttttgcaccttctctagtaagtacatccacatactgaatcagaaaattttcttgtacccacttaacaaattcctctccactgtggcagtcccagtctatgtttggaaagtttaaatacCCTACCATagctactctattattcttacagataactgagacctccttacaaattGCTACAAATGAGTGGCTTGCAAAGCCATTTCAGAAAGCCGTTAAGAATCACCCATATTGcggtggatctggagtcacatgaaggccagaccagatacaaatggcagtttccttccctaaagggcatttatAAACCAGATGGGATTTCCAGCAGTTGGCACTGGTTTGATTTTTAATTCAAGATCTTTATTCaagttctaccatctgccatggtgggattgaacccatgtccctagaacattaccaaGGTTCCTGGATTAACCACTAGGTGTCACCAGCCTGTTAGAAATATAGAAAAGATTTCCGTGAAGCAATACAGTAATGGCATATTATCCAGTGAGATCCATCCAATTTTAATATGTTTAACATTCAATGAAATGCACAAAACTATAAATAACTGAGGAgtattataaaataatgaaacaaTCTCGTATTTTCTCACCTGCCCAATCTAAAAACTCTATgcagtcactgttggaatatcgatTAGCTATGTCTCGTGCCTTTTCACCTCTAAAGTTGGTTTCTTGAACATTGGCACCGAAGGCCACCAAAGTTTTTAGGCTGTCTATTTTCCCCCAGGCAGCGGCGCAATGTAAGGGAGTGTAACCTGCAAACAGGGAACAAAATTGCAAACATAAGGTTGTAAAATAGACAGGCacgaggctggaagaacacagcaagccaggcagcatcaggatgtggtgaagtcgatgttttgggtgtaacccttcttcaggacgctTCTTCTCCAGCCTAgcttgcagtgttcttccagcctgctgcctgtctattttggattccagcatgtgcagtttaTTTTGTTTCTAACATAAGTTGTAAGACAGCCAGTAATCTAGGCAATTATGGGTGACACAGTTCAACAGGTTCTGATGGTTGTGTTTATTCTACCTTTATCATACATTTACCCTTTCGGCAggataaacaaaaaaaattgacagaCCCCAGTTTAAATGAACTGGTCCATGTGTATTATGGAGCGTTTTTGTCCTTTGCATTCTCACTGGATGAAAACTCCCATTTAATACAGGACTGTATGTATCATTTATTACTATTGTATAAATTCAGTAACCTAATTAAACTGCAATTCAACCAAAGACAGAAGTTTATTActgcaaaacaatttatttcaacAACTACAAATATGGAGAAACCAGTAGAAGGATGTACCTCTATTGGTTTTCTCATTGACATTTGCTCCTCGTGTCACCAACTCATTAATAACTTCATGATGTCCCAACATAGAGGCTGCAAAGAGAGCATTTCGGCCAAAGTCATCACATATATTTAGCCATCTGTTTGCTATCTCGAGGGTTGGATCATTCACAAGTTCAAAACACTTGCGTAAGCTCTCAGTATCCCC contains:
- the ankrd45 gene encoding ankyrin repeat domain-containing protein 45 → MDPDSEKEVTEPDNGDTSSTEDLELENKNNFLTSVLTGDTESLRKCFELVNDPTLEIANRWLNICDDFGRNALFAASMLGHHEVINELVTRGANVNEKTNRGYTPLHCAAAWGKIDSLKTLVAFGANVQETNFRGEKARDIANRYSNSDCIEFLDWAEARLILELYITNIQETVADLEKSQGKLSKQDKTAFTNACRAKSEWLNSVQNATRQDFEEQKKNLEMTLEPFIVKLRTPSPLPSKFSKS